Proteins encoded together in one Prevotella scopos JCM 17725 window:
- a CDS encoding CvfB family protein, producing MSKIKLGAYNTLTVQKIALREGNGDPFGIYLDGGPAGEILMPQKYVPEGTEIGDELEVFVYLDQDERPIATTEEPLAQVGDFAYLECSWVNEYGAFLSWGVMKDLFCPFREQKKRMTIGNSYIVYIHLDEESYRLVASAKVERYLDEQPRGYKHGQEVDLLIWQKTDLGFKVIVDNRYAGLIYEDQVFQYVHTGDRLKGYISTVRRDGKIDCTLQPTGQQHAEDFAEVLLQYLKDHGGVCDLGDKSEAEDIKRRFQVSKKVYKRAVGDLYKRHLITIEPLSIRIVSEG from the coding sequence ATGTCTAAAATAAAGCTTGGAGCATACAATACGCTCACAGTACAGAAGATTGCCTTGCGTGAAGGCAATGGTGATCCATTTGGAATCTATCTTGATGGTGGTCCGGCTGGCGAGATTCTCATGCCTCAGAAATATGTCCCAGAGGGTACGGAGATTGGGGATGAGCTGGAAGTGTTCGTTTATCTCGATCAGGATGAACGCCCAATTGCTACTACGGAGGAACCTTTGGCGCAGGTAGGCGACTTCGCTTACTTGGAGTGTTCGTGGGTGAATGAGTATGGGGCATTCCTCTCTTGGGGTGTGATGAAAGACCTCTTCTGTCCTTTCCGTGAACAGAAGAAACGTATGACTATCGGCAATAGCTATATTGTTTATATTCATCTTGACGAAGAGAGCTATCGCCTTGTTGCCTCAGCAAAGGTAGAGCGCTATCTTGACGAGCAGCCACGTGGCTATAAGCATGGACAGGAAGTTGACTTGTTGATATGGCAGAAGACCGATCTTGGCTTCAAAGTCATTGTAGATAACCGCTATGCAGGCCTTATCTATGAAGATCAGGTGTTCCAATATGTTCATACTGGCGACCGCCTAAAGGGTTATATCTCTACTGTTCGTCGTGATGGTAAGATTGATTGTACACTTCAGCCTACAGGTCAACAGCATGCGGAAGACTTTGCGGAAGTTCTGCTTCAGTATTTGAAGGATCATGGTGGTGTATGTGATCTTGGCGATAAGAGCGAGGCAGAGGATATCAAACGCCGTTTCCAAGTCTCTAAGAAGGTTTATAAACGTGCTGTTGGTGACCTCTATAAGCGTCATCTAATCACCATCGAACCACTGTCTATTCGTATTGTCAGTGAGGGATGA